The following nucleotide sequence is from Nomia melanderi isolate GNS246 chromosome 10, iyNomMela1, whole genome shotgun sequence.
CCGTTCTTGAATGTTCCTATAATGCAGTACCAAGAGCGACAAGTGGAAACGAAGGGGTTAATGGTGgcggtagtggtggtggtggtggtggtggtggtggtggttttGGTAGTGATAGTGTCGGTGGTCCTTAAAAGCTACAtcttcattgtattttatattcttcattatttgtttttttttgttctttttcttttggttGTTTACTCTTTAATAGCGCTCGCGTTAGCAATGATTAATGCGTGCATTCCTCCGATCCTCCCTTACCGAGCCTCAAAAACTTCTAACAACTAAGCTGTCGACTATTTATAATCTTGTCTCGAATTCGCCGTTACGTCTAAATAACGCGCCATTAGGTATACATCTATAATATAATtcgctctttttttttctttttataaactcTCTTTTACAATGAAACGACTTTAAACCCACGGACACGTCCTTTCGTCCTGACTTTCGTCGTGTTTTCGCGCGTGTCGGCCGACGTCCCTCGATCGCGTATTCGGTAATTATTGTTCTCGTTTGTTCTCCCATTTGTTTTTATTCTCTCCTTATTCTCGATCGAAGGGAACGAGAATAACGAATCCTTCGCTGCCCGCGCCAAGCACAATGGTTGCGCGCCATCGATGGTCCGAATATTCGTCGTACTACGATACTCCAAAAAACGTTTTTGTCGGGATTCTATGCAGCTTCAAATAAACCGGAcgaatttctctttttccgtCGTCCTCGTTCGttctcttcgttttctttttatttttctccggAACACGTAAGATCGTGAAGTTTCGGGCACCGGTTCTCCACGGAAACGAAACTGTTCTCCATTCGTTAGACGCAAGGATATGTGTGAAATTATTCACGGTTCATCGTCTTGCTATTTCCTTCGTGTTCTCTGTTCCATTTCTTCCTCTTAACGTTCGATTCCGGTGGCGATCGTTAACCGTGAATGCAGCCATGTTACGCGTCTGCACGGTTCGTTCTAGAGGGCGCGCGAAAATAGGGAAAATCCGGGACGCGCGGGAATTACCTGTCTTATAGAAAACTAAAGGcggtgaaacatttttttttcttttcgaaagCTACGTACGACATCATGTAGCAGGCACGTCTTATCATATCACGCTAAAGGCTTTAAGAAGCCCGGTGTAGAACCGTATTAAGGTACCGAACCAGATGCTCCTCTTTCTCCATTTCGTTTTCATCtcttcttcatcatcatcatcatcataatcagcagcttctttctcttcttcgtggtattcctttttccttctttcttctttattcCTTTTAAACAACTACTTATCCATCGCTAACTCTTCCAGGCTCCCTGAACACACGCACACTTTCCATCCCGGTTCTCCTATCTTCCTTCCTTCTTATCCTTCTCGCACGCACGCGCAGAGGACGCTCAACTCCCCTCGTCTAATTACaactttttctaaaaaaaacgCCTCGAATTAAGGAAAGGGTGCGAACGGTGCGCGAGCACAAACAAATGAACCAACGGCCGCCCTCTCAATAGAGGAGGGGCGACCGCGATTACACCGCGGGGAAACGGGAAAACGCTCGAGGACGAAAAACGCGCGGTGTCCTCGAACAGTGTTCTCCTCCTCCCCgtttgttttctctttttttttcgttcaaaCGCGAAGCACATTATCACACGTGCAGGGCTACGAGAAGTTTTATTATCGAGAGAACACGAGCCAGTTTCACGCCGTCTTAGGCTTCGTTTCCTTTTTATGTGTTCTTCCTCCATTTTTTTGGtttgttttcttggttttatgcTCATCGTCCTTTtcttcttcgtaacgattgtgTAACAACGAACAAGCGAGATCATCGAGAGCATGCTTCGACGCGTCTAATGACGATTACCTACCGTTGTTATTTTCTTTCTGATAAACTCTAATCTCCGTTCGTCGCCGCGCCCGCCGTTTCCTTCAAAGTTCGTCGCGAGCGGAATCGGTCACGTGGGTTCTACGAACTTTCCGGCACGCGACGAAATTTACATTCCTAAGTTTTTTGGAAACGGCGCGCAACAATGCTCCACGGTCATTCGAAAGTGGACCCGATTTTTTCACGCGTTCGTTACCGTGCGTCACGTGTCCGATAGGAATCGTGTTTCGATTTATGATAGTTACAGTTGATTATGTCGACACGTACATTATCGTGTGTGACATTTTTGAAAACGATTTcgattaaaactattgaaaactacaAGCTAAAATTGTTAGAGATGAAGATGATAATTGTGGGTTAAAAGGcaatgatttaatttatttaagttatCTATCTCATAATAGTTTCTATGCATCGTATTTCTCGTTGGACGGTAAGAACGTAACTCCCGATATCAGTGATCCTTGTGAACACcagtagcgaacgcgttaaacgcAAATAACCGAGGACAGTAGATTCACAGTTACGAGTGAGTTATCAAGCTTCGATGCAATTTCGTCCCGACAAATATTCCACGTTCGATTAAAATCAGTCTCAACGAAGTTATGTTCCGATTCACGTCTATtgacaaaatatttaaacaacatTGCCTTTGCAATGacgaaattttaaatttgaagttttatttcgtttaacaagagaaagaggaacgtgGACCGCTTCGTTGCAACGCAAAGCGGGGTGAACAGACTGTCGAACAACCGGGGAGGATTGCATAATCGTTGGTCATTCAGGCGTTCCGCGAACGGATACTTCCTACTTGTTGCGCctactttatttcaattctcTCGTTTTTTTCTCATATGAACACGAAAAGCGTTTAGTGCGCGTGGTTCTCTACGATGCGGTGCTGCCGAACATTGGGTTCGTCTTACACGCAACACAGTATCTCTCTACCATTCGTTGGCGATGCTCGCGTCGGGTTCCCAACTGGAACCGTTCGATCGCCCAGGCCGTGTAGATAATCATCCGAGCATCGATTTCTCACGTGTACTCGAGGCCGGTTTTACGTTTAATAACTCCGCTCGTCAAGCATTTCGACCTTCCTCCTCGCTAAAAACGTCGCTCGTCCCATGTTTCCTCATTTTTTTGCTCGTTTTCGTTCGTTTACGTAAAAGTcgcgtttttattttcattttttttttcatgtaaaaCGATGATCTTTCGTTGTCTCCGACGTTGCACGGGTAATCGTAAACTGCGCGAACCTGATGAATGCGATGCGTGTTGTTGGATTTGAGGATCAATACGTTCTTCTctcgtattttaatttttttccgttttttttttgtcacGGTTTTCCCGTTCTCCTTCGTTTTCTTACACGTCAATTCCACGTCTCGAAATTTCGTTATTAAAACACGTCCGTCGATGAGGATGGAGAAAGGTGGGGGATCGTTCTCGGGGGTGTATTGTGTCCGCTTGTATcgttttctccttttttaaaaaaatacgcTGTTCCGTGTGAACAAAGATTCCgtaaacaacaacaacagtaaAAATTCTTCAAGTGAACCGCGAGAAATGGTGGCGCGCCAGCGTTCCCTTTAAAATGTGAATAacgcgtgtgtgtgtatgtgtgtgtccGCGTGGTGGGGATCCGGAATTTCGTGACGGTGTTTCTTTAAAAGTCTCGTGATTCAAGACAGTTCTCGGGTCTCGATCCAAACCATTATCGATCTCGATCGACGAGACGCTTTCCCTCGTTCGTTCGCTTACAAACATAACGATACCGAACGTGCGAAACGCGTGTTAATCCTTAAAACGTAAAACAAATTACGGCgcaattaagtaattaaaaactAACTTGAAAAACTATCTTGTACCATCATAAAACTCTAAATGAACTCTATACCTTAACGTCGTCTAATAAATAACAAGGGTGAAAGGGAGGGTGGGGGATCGGGTACAGAGAAAGTGTTACAGAAACGACTTAGTCgaactaaaaagaaaaaaaaagagaaaaaaaagaagaaaaatagatGGGGAGAAATCGAAGATTGTTAGTGCCACGTCGATCGCTGCCCGGACGAAACCTCGATGGAGATATCGACGCGTGGCTCTCGATTTTTGCGTGCCATTTTTTTTTGTCATCCGCTTTTCTCTTTCCGCtgtgttttcttagtttttttttcggttttggttcgttttcttctgtttctttttgtCGTTCGAGAACACGTTCAATGGTAAACGGCGAGGTTTCCGGGATGAGGAATTTAGCAAACGACGGCCTCCGATATGGGGTTCTCGGTGATGTGTATGGTTGTGTTCGGCCGGTCGATTTTCTTAATGCACACGTGGTTCAGTTCCTCGAGGGAAGCCAGTCTGTAGTCGGCCATTTTCAGCGGTGAGAGCGGTGCCACTGtaaagaaagataaaagaaaataccaGGTCAGAGCGATCGTGGGGATCGGTAGTCGAGTTTTCATTCGACCACACGGCTCTACGGTGCCCGTTCCGTGGTCGCGAACGTTAGCGGTAAAAATTCGGTAAATCGTGGAGCGCGTTTCAACACAGAGATACAGATAACAGAGACATCGGGCGCACGGGATCGATCGGCTCGATCGTCGCAACGCGAGGAAGAGAGTACACAAAACTGAAGAAGAACGGCGAATACAAAGAAAGGCGCGCATGCAAAGTAAAAACAGGTTGAGTTCTGTGTGTCGGTGGAGTTGTTTCATGTGCGGAGGCGTGTGAGTAAACAGCGCGGTTCTGTTCTTTGCTATTCTACTGCCCAGTAGGTGCGAGCAATCCTTAGAATTGCTGCTACTTTTTAGATCGTATTGTCTGGCGATATCGTTAGCAAATCTTGCTGCCAAAATAGAAATGTAGCTGTTTTATTCTTCACTCGAAGAGACTGTGCTGAAGAGGATGAGTCGGAACATGATATGTTTTCCAGAAAGGTCTCTGACTTATCGTCAATCGGCAAACATTCTTTGTACCAACTAATGATAAGAGCGGAACATGTGAAGCCTCAATCGGTAAAGGTTTATcgtgaaaaaatgattaataaatgaaGACGAGTGATGAGGATaaatttttctcaacaaaaactataaaattgacaaattcTCTTAATTTGGTATCCACCTTCGAGTATTTActtaaaaatctgttttatttaatattttattatcaagaGACAATTCgaatattatcataattttcGGTTGTTACAAATGATTCACTCGTTCTCAAGATTAAGCAACAATGATAGAGGGATGTTGATTCTAAGAGAATGCGCGTGGAAGGTTCATAAAGCACAAGTTCGGCGAGCCCGAGGCGTTGGACCCAGAAATGAACGGGTTACGAATGTGTCTTGTTAGTATGGTGAAAAGGAGCAGCAGTTAGTTGCCTTTCAGTTAAATCCTTGAGGGACTGTACCCGGGGTTGTCCAAGGCATGTTAGTCGTGATAGAGAGATCGTCGTCGGTTAGTAGTTCTCCCGATAAGAGTTTGAATTCCGACTTACTTAACACATAGACGTGGCCTAACCGACCAACTGCGCGCTTGACTCCTTGCGGCCTTCAATTCCTAATTACAATTACCTTCGGGTGTTGTCGGCGTCACGGGCTTCCGCGAGGATTTCACCACTAAAACGcataaaaaaacaaattctcTTTTAGAGACTCCAAAGCACAAGAATCGAGGGTGATCGTGGCGGACGTACTTTGTTTTTTTCATGGAACGGAAATGTCATCGGAAATCATTCTGGTGCGATGCATCGTCAGGCCAATTGTCGTgtacatttaaaatgaaaaaaggaaagcAACGATCCTCGTCCATGCGTATTAAACATCCACCACAAAAAATGTCTCTTACTCAAATGAACGATTTTAAACGACTTCAATGAAATGGACGAGATTCGTTGACGTTTCAGCTGCCGTTTGCAAATCGCTTTGTTTTACGTACATCGATTGTATTTATCTTCTATACGAAGTCCACTAACATCGGCAAAGGAGCTTCTAACACTACGACAGGTTCGGAACAGTTGCTTGTACTATTTGTAACTACACAGCATCATTCACGGTGTTTGGTTTTAACTAGGAAGCAAACAAAATAGCTAAGAAGCCGAAACAATTCACTACTAACTCCACTTCTAACAGGCTGAATTAGTAATGTGTATACGTACCACTCGATCGATCCGAGACGCGTGGGAAATAAAGGCGCAAGTCGGTGAACATGTATTTTTTCGTAATAATTCCTATTTTGCCTTTAGATGATCGTTATCGATAAAACAACggggacagagaaaaaaaaagaaagataggaggaaagaataaaagaaaagaaaaatgctcTCGAGTAAATGGCGGTGGTGGTGATACGACTAAAGTGATGAATTCAACGTGTAAAACTCCTTTTTTCaaacctttttttatttatcaagtCGAGCCGGTGGCTTTCAGGTGAAGGAAAATACATGATCGATAACGTTGTTGAGTCTCGATGAGTCGGAGGATCCGCGCGAAACTGAATCGAGCAGTCCGATAGAGAAACGGGAAagtattttcaaacattttcaaacattttcaaatattttcaaacatttttaaacattttcaaacatttccaaaTATATTCAACGCCAAAGCAAACAAGTCACGCGCGAGAAACCCGCCGCGGGTCGAGGATCAACAGCGTCCCGGCGTCGCGCCGTTTCGTACAACATGAAAACTCTGTTTCGTAAACAACAAAGCGACACGATCGTAACAACAATTAAGTTCAACGACAGTATCCGCGAGAACAGTTTAAAGTTAAATGGAACAACACGGGCGTACTCGGCTAATACACGCGCAGAGGATACCTACCCACATAACAAAGTAAataacagtttcattgtcgTACTGCGTGTCAATAGacagagatagatagagagcaAGATAGAGACAGAGAAAAGACAGATAGAACAGTAATCGAGatcaacaataatataatactgtaatCTGGCAGAGCGAGGGGTAAAGGGCGCAAACAAGCGTTGCGTACGACGGGATAATATGCACGCGGTTAACACCGTTTCCTACGTTCTTAACTGGGCTGGATGGTGGAGGTAAAGCGTAGTGTCGTTGTGATAAGTGCTAATCGTGTTTCTGTGACCAAGAAGccaaaaaacaataataaacttCCAATCAGCCGTACGGCGTTCCAGTGTTCGAAAACGTTGGCGTTCGAGAACAATCAACCGGTTGGTCGTTGCTCGCTCGTCTGTAAGCTCGCCGGCCGCCTAAAGCGGCCGGGAGGAACGTTCAGCGTGcaacgaataaataatataaccgGACCGGTGGCAAAGACAGACGGACTACGAATCAGTTCGACGAAAAAGGCGAGAAAATCAACGAGAGCTGACACCAAGTTCACTCGTGTTCCGCGATTAAGAGATCTGGCGAGACAACGCGTCTAGCTAAAGCTAAGTTATGCAGCTTGAAACCGAGCTTCGAAGCTTACGAGACCAAGCCGACGACTAGCGGGATCCGAGGGCGAGAAAACAGTCGACGCGATTCAATTTACAAAGCGTCACTTCGTTTTTCCGGTATCTCGCACGCTCCGACGGTGATCACTGTAAGTTTGCGACGCGGGCAACGTCCCGGCGAAGAAAATTCGGTGCGACCCGGACTGTGACCTTTGAACACGACTCGCCGGTTTCTCGGCGCGTGTGCCGGGTCGTGTAGGCCAAATTTTTTTACGGATACCCGTGACAACGCAGCAATCGGTGGAACGATACTCAAGCCCACCGGGTGTCTGCGAGATCTACGACACTTGCTGATTTGGTTTCTCACtggtttctttttcgttttcttgttATTGGTTTGTAGGAGAGCAAACGCGAACGTCCGTTCGAGCGTTCGTTGCTCGTGGAGGTTATTTCTCGGCATTGAAGATAAGCCGGCCGTGTTTTTGGAGGTATCTGCATCGCTTTGAACGTTTTCAACGAATGGTGATTGAAGAGAAATCGCGGAGGAATTGAtagatgaatttttcattgtttcgggGTGTTGGAATTTTCGTTTTCGCCTCGATACGAGATGATCGCGTGCTCTTCTACGGGGCAATATGGCGCAGTTATTTTGTACCGGTGACGGTCGATGGGAATAATCATTTGATAATCCGATAAGTAATGGCTAAAGTGTGGTTCGACGGGGCGCTCACTTACCATATCCTTCGCCCTGCAGAAATAGTCGGAAAGCCTCGCTTACTTTGCCCGGTTGCTCCTCCAGCACCATTCCGCAATCGGAGATCTGCGAATCGAAGCAATCGAATCGTTATTTTAATGGTTATAGACCCGGTAATTTAAATCTATTCGTGCTTAAAGtcagaattttttttaatttacgatGTAGGAAATCATCtcgtttaatttattcattatagtGGTTGCTGATACTgttcgatatttatttataattcaagaCCATTGGGAAACTATTCACTACTCTCGAAAGAAAAtactcaatattattatttcacagGAATTAGAAACAGATATTGCATTGCGTGACCGGAAGGAGtatcgtaaaaataaaaataaaacgaaaactaccgactaaagaTTTCATTCAGCTGGATTTTGCAAACTTGCATGCGCCACGAATGCATAGAATCTGCAGTCTACGCATTACACGTGATTTGATAATGGGAGGTCGTATTTAATTCAAGTTCACTCGACGCGTCGGAGTCGGTTCTATTGTTTCAAGAACACAAGACGTTCAATACTCCAAGCTTTAAAAACCGGCCAATATCTTTCCGAGATCGAAACTTTTcgtttaaaatctttttaaatttgaagaaaacaTTCTTCAACTAGTTACAACTAAAATACTGCTTTAttcgaaaattggaaaattcatccgaatcaaaataaaatactcgTTATTTCTGTATATTGAAACTTCTCtttctaatatatttcaatCCCTTGTCCTATGGTTTCTTTGAGAACAGTGAAAATAGAACTACTTcatcttcaataatttagtagaaaagaaaaataatcttaCGCAGatcctatgtctacgtttattctaaaaattaataatacacttgatctaaagattgataatagacaaataacatttcattcatcagaaaaatgaacaaataactGTTACATTTCTGAAATTCGcttgaaaatttccatcgcgaGTTTGACttgatattataggagaaggggttaatctCCATCCTCTTGCACCGTCAAAACTGAAACAACGCCAGCTACTATCAGCTGGTCCCACAACGCGGAGGGGATAAAGATGTGATTACACAGGGGCCGACAAAGCACGCTTGTAGAGAACGAATACCGTGGAGGCAGATAACCCGGTGACGGACGTAAGAGTTATAACACCGGCGGTTGCGTCGTACCTTCATCCAAGAACTGTTCGTCGGGTCCAATCGGCCGTTTAACGTGACGGTGTCGTCGACGTGCGGGCTCAGAGCTCCGGTGATGTTCATGACAGGCACGCCGAGCGTGAGACCTTCCTTTTTGCGTATCGGGTCTAATTCCCTCGTGATATTCAGATCCGTGCGGCGTATGTAGCTGTCGATGAACAGCGCCAAGTTCGTTGGATTCACGTGACGCTCGAAGTAGTTTTTGTACACCTGAACCAGGTCGTGGTTCCTCTCCTCCGTGCCCTGAAATACATTTTCCAGTCATTCAATACTTCCGCTCCACTAATTAACGCACGACGAACGGCAGAAGTGCGATATCGATCGAACCACACACAGTGTTCTCCAGGACGAACTTTTTCGGTCCCACTAATTAATCCCGCCGAAGATACAGGCATGTACTTTGTTCCATCATAACTAGACTACGGAATACAAAAATCATCAgacaagaataaaaaaaaaaaaacatgaaaaTGAGTACGTCTTTGCGGAGGATTGCTTGATCCGACAAAATGAATAATTGCAGGCGTGCGTTTGCAGCGACCGTGCGGACAGCGTACTATACGCCTCTCgcgttagctccatcgaccggcaagctaaaagtgcaaggggactcttccactcgcgATGCTTGGACCGCCTCGACTTTCAACATACGGTCACTATTGGCGCGCTGCAATAACAAAGGCCGGAAGCGAGACCGATTGCGATGAAGCGAGAGGTAAACGATAGAAAAcgaaattctctatagttccgtctcACTCCGCAATCAGCCTCGCTTCCGCCCATAGTCATTGCCGCGCGCCAGTAACGACCACGTGTCGAACGACTAGGTAGcgcgagcatcgtgagtggaagagtctctttgcccctgtgcactgTTAGCTTGTGGACCGATGTAGCTAACGCGAGGGGCGTATAATGAAACAGTATGCGTTATTCAGTGGAGCAAATCCCGAATGTACTGTTCGTTGCCCGTGGATTCGAAGCACGATCGGTAGGATCATGGCCTCTCGGAAGTTTACGATTTCCCATTGCCGGCAAAAAAATTCCAGCGGACTCTCGAGCACGCCTATTTCTACGGTCCGATTTCCTCGTCCGATGGAACGGAGCAAAACGAATCGAGGGAAGACCTATCATTAGCCTTCGCCGGCGAAAAAAAAGTTAAATGAGAAACAGGATGGACGGGGGAACGTTCTTATTCCCGTTTCGCGAAGTTGCAGTTCCCTTTTCCCCGGACTCGAACGAATGTTTGCCCCCTTCCGACCCGTGATCTCTTATACGGAGTGTGCGGTAACTCTATTAAGAAGCTACGTGTTGCATAATGAGAGCACCGGAATTGCCGCTAATCCTCGGAATCCAATTTTCTAGGTTCCATGGAAACACGCTTGACGGTGTAAGCCCTAGACAGACGCGTCGATGAGTTAGCGACCTACATACTTATTAGCTGTGCGATCGTGTTGTCCATAAACTTAGGAAACGATTTGCCATAAACAAGTTTCGTGTCGAGCTGTCGTTTCAGCGTGACTGTGCTTAGATCGTAAAGTGAGTGTAAATGgacataaataatttgttaatagtGGACGATCTTAGCTGACCATGTTCATGAAGGATGGTTTCGGGAGTTGAGGCTCGAATGTCGTTGATCCCGTGTGTAAATAGAAGCTTATCATAACGCGCGGAACGCGATAATTCCTCTGCACTCCGGGTGCAGAGCTTTTCGGTCCGTTAGGTAACCTCGACGGAGCTTTATAGGTCGTCGAGGTTATTGCCTGCTTACGTGAAACTACGTTTAGGTGTGCGTTCAGCTGTGCATCCACCTGAACGAGCAGAGAGCAACTTTTTGCTTGATGATGCTTGTTTTCGTTGAAGTTTCTAATATTGATTACGTTCAATGGTAATTAGTGGAGATGAGGATACTTGACAgctttataagtattataattttattttaatttattcgtgATATGACTAGTTCTAAATTGTAAAAacttatttccttttttacttAGATCGCTTATAAGAGGTGTGAATCTTTTTCAACAAGCGACGATTAGAATCGAAAGGCTGCTTAGTATTCCTTTGGCGGATGCATAACTTCATGGTTGGTGTGATTTTCTGACTTAATCGAGTTCTGTGACGAAACcacgatatacagggtgttcacgAAAAGTACTTTTTAAGTATATTTCAGAACGTACAGTACTCGCTAAATTGAATAAACGCTTTCATCGTGCTACGTGACTTTTCGAGTAATATTTTGTAATCAATTTCGTGAGTACTATATTCCGATAGTATAGGAAATCGAACTTTTCGACACCCAGTATACGAGAAGAGTTTCGAATGCGACGATTGCATGGATTCATCGATAGATTAGCAATTAATCTTGAAATCGTGTTAATTTAAGACTTACAAGAATGGAAAGATGATATTGTTTATTCTGCTTCAGAATATGTCGCTTAAACGGAATCatctgtaattataaaattaacgtcTTCAAATATTGTTAAATGATTGGCATACGTTAATTTCTAAAAGGACATCGATcattactagactgcggatatttGTATGAGCTCATATGCAGACAATTCGATTTACGAATACAAGAATTAAGTGGAAATTCTCATCTTTTCATTGAACGTTTTAATTAGAATACGAATAGAATGTAAGTACCGAATTCTTCgagatttcattaatatttccatttcattGTGTTTTGTACGCTAGCGCACGTTACAGATTAATAAGTCCGTAGTCTAACAATCAAAATAGACAAGCACATAGTGTATCAACATCTATATCTATAGCGTACAGGatgtgcaataataattgatagcgACGAGCTGGTGTTTCTATATCAGAAGCAGAACATGTGGCGAAAGATAATTGACACTGTCTCCGGGACTATCTAAACTATCGATGCCGTGAATGCTGATGATCTGTGATGGAGATTTTCGATCGTACGATTCTAACAACTATCTCGATATTGTCGAATTTATCATGTGTGACCCGaggttattaaaaaaaatattccataaaaaCAGGATGAATTATAACATACCACatacaaatgtttcatttgtcGATGTCGAGTCTACAGAGTCAAAACTAGACAAAAAATCTTGCCGACAGATTCCTATGGtatattgtttgtttttttttttttaataaacactaTAGTAAAAATATAGCACGGACTATTTACAAGCCTTATCTAGATTAAAATAATCGCTGAGTTGAATGTTGTGCATGTACAGGGTTTCCAGAAAGTCACTGTGCACTTGTTGCAAGCTcactttcattataaaaaccGAAAATTAATCGATTCTTAGAAAGCTAAAATAAAATCCTTTCACACAATTTCCTGTGAATTATTTCAACAaaacttgaaataataattgatctAGCTACAGTTACTTGTTTAATAGTAACTTGCGAAAAGCGTTGcgaaatttcttcattttttccgaCCCTTATCAACCATTTTTAAACGTTCTTTTACACAAGTGATTACGTCCTCGCGAAAATTCGGCAAAACTGCTTTGGATCTcaatattttaaccccttgccctaggATTTATTTTTCCACTGCAatcgatacaacaactttgtcagtaataatttcttgcaaaaagagaaaaattctgcagatattttacatttacgtttgccctacaatataataattgataaaagaaaaataataaatatttcatttgaactcaaaggaattgagtaatatatacgttcgttaaattttatttaaaatgttcgccGCGAATCTCAGCAAGGCAAAGGGTTCATAGTCTCACGTTGATTTGtactttgaaaataagaaaacctaAAAATATCACAACATCGCAGTTTTGACAAACTGCGTAAGGGTTAACAACTCTAAATACTTGAACGCTCATCATCCTCTCATCATCAGCTCGAGACGCTAGTTCTCGTAAAAGTGCGCAGTGACTTTTCCAGCACCGTGTGCGTAAAACAGCTGTCCTTACCCTGCCGAAATGATGCCACATCAGGTAGTCGAGCACACCCTGAGTCATGCCCTGGGATCTCAGGTGGCGTACGTTCATCTTCTGGTAAGCCCACTCGATCCAACCTGCCTGCGTGGACACGCAGTTTATCAAGCAGAGAGCGTTCACCTTCTCGGGATGAGCGAGAGCGAATCTGGCTAGTATGTTAGCACCGGCACCGACACCGAAACCGATTATGGACTTCAGGCCGAAATGGCCCAAGACGAAGAGCAGCTGCTCTGCCAGTTCGTCCATGGACGGATAAA
It contains:
- the MESK2 gene encoding misexpression suppressor of KSR 2 isoform X5 → MPAGIGASYRSLGDLGEDVYKSTTIVDQTQTTGQSVLESVKKAFSFASPKVELRKKDPLIEDRRESVSIVSRERHRMPSAATAEESALLGTMPSDSMDDIELKNIQLQFPALRYLSRDDSSVREERVETDKGSLLVAVQGNRAKPAILTFHDLGLNYISSFQAFFNYIDMRVLLENFCVYHVNAPGQEEGASTLPEDYIYPSMDELAEQLLFVLGHFGLKSIIGFGVGAGANILARFALAHPEKVNALCLINCVSTQAGWIEWAYQKMNVRHLRSQGMTQGVLDYLMWHHFGRGTEERNHDLVQVYKNYFERHVNPTNLALFIDSYIRRTDLNITRELDPIRKKEGLTLGVPVMNITGALSPHVDDTVTLNGRLDPTNSSWMKISDCGMVLEEQPGKVSEAFRLFLQGEGYVAPLSPLKMADYRLASLEELNHVCIKKIDRPNTTIHITENPISEAVVC
- the MESK2 gene encoding misexpression suppressor of KSR 2 isoform X4: MPAGIGASYRSLGDLGEDVYKSTTIVDQTQTTGQSVLESVKKAFSFASPKVELRKKDPLIEDRRESVSIVSRERHRMPSAATAEESALLGTMPSDSMDDIELKNIQLQFPALRYLSRDDSSVREERVETDKGSLLVAVQGNRAKPAILTFHDLGLNYISSFQAFFNYIDMRVLLENFCVYHVNAPGQEEGASTLPEDYIYPSMDELAEQLLFVLGHFGLKSIIGFGVGAGANILARFALAHPEKVNALCLINCVSTQAGWIEWAYQKMNVRHLRSQGMTQGVLDYLMWHHFGRGTEERNHDLVQVYKNYFERHVNPTNLALFIDSYIRRTDLNITRELDPIRKKEGLTLGVPVMNITGALSPHVDDTVTLNGRLDPTNSSWMKISDCGMVLEEQPGKVSEAFRLFLQGEGYVVKSSRKPVTPTTPEVAPLSPLKMADYRLASLEELNHVCIKKIDRPNTTIHITENPISEAVVC
- the MESK2 gene encoding misexpression suppressor of KSR 2 isoform X2; the protein is MPAGIGASYRSLGDLGEDVYKSTTIVDQTQTTGQSVLESVKKAFSFASPKVELRKKDPLIEDRRESVSIVSRERHRMPSAATAEESALLGTMPSDSMDDIELKNIQLQFPALRYLSRDDSSVREERVETDKGSLLVAVQGNRAKPAILTFHDLGLNYISSFQAFFNYIDMRVLLENFCVYHVNAPGQEEGASTLPEDYIYPSMDELAEQLLFVLGHFGLKSIIGFGVGAGANILARFALAHPEKVNALCLINCVSTQAGWIEWAYQKMNVRHLRSQGMTQGVLDYLMWHHFGRMIPFKRHILKQNKQYHLSILGTEERNHDLVQVYKNYFERHVNPTNLALFIDSYIRRTDLNITRELDPIRKKEGLTLGVPVMNITGALSPHVDDTVTLNGRLDPTNSSWMKISDCGMVLEEQPGKVSEAFRLFLQGEGYVAPLSPLKMADYRLASLEELNHVCIKKIDRPNTTIHITENPISEAVVC